The Williamsia sp. DF01-3 genome has a window encoding:
- a CDS encoding DUF4816 domain-containing protein — MTITKLNTLAPEQAALLPQIRDQWIRDGLSTEPANRAAAEAGVRKAYEAAGLEPPRLVIWLDSPFAGALGQGFLRSMLSAPNSGQVWGQVWDQVWDQVRGQVWGQVWDQVRGQVWDQVWDQVRGQVWDQVSDQVWGQVSDQVWGQVWDQVRGQVWDQVSDQVWGQVSGQVWGQVWGQVSGQVRGQVWDQVSDQVKNWNTYVIGRWEIGVLSFCDAFAQLGIDTSKANGLIEVERNADWWWPMAGAVVITDRPTLIARDKDGRLHNATGPAFAYRDGFKGYLWHGTRVPEDLIETGWDIKRIMSEKNAEVRRCAIERMGWDQFIEAADMTQIGDTRPDPGNAPHTVSLWELPDNLRDLYEEHARILLCTNGSPERDGSIHKFGLVVPGHHEDPVAAAADLYGIPTAAYAQLQVRR; from the coding sequence ATGACCATCACAAAGCTCAACACGCTCGCCCCCGAACAAGCCGCACTCCTACCTCAGATCCGGGACCAGTGGATTCGCGACGGCTTATCCACCGAACCCGCCAACCGTGCTGCCGCCGAGGCGGGCGTCCGCAAGGCCTACGAGGCCGCGGGTCTCGAGCCGCCTCGTCTGGTGATCTGGCTGGATTCACCGTTCGCCGGCGCCCTGGGTCAGGGTTTCTTGCGTTCCATGCTGAGCGCCCCGAATTCGGGCCAGGTGTGGGGCCAGGTGTGGGACCAGGTGTGGGACCAGGTGCGGGGCCAGGTGTGGGGCCAGGTGTGGGACCAGGTGCGGGGCCAGGTGTGGGACCAGGTGTGGGACCAGGTGCGGGGCCAGGTGTGGGACCAGGTGTCGGACCAGGTGTGGGGCCAGGTGTCGGACCAGGTGTGGGGCCAGGTGTGGGACCAGGTGCGGGGCCAGGTGTGGGACCAGGTGTCGGACCAGGTGTGGGGCCAGGTGTCGGGCCAGGTGTGGGGCCAGGTGTGGGGCCAGGTGTCGGGCCAGGTGCGGGGCCAGGTGTGGGACCAGGTGTCGGACCAGGTCAAAAACTGGAACACCTACGTCATCGGTCGATGGGAAATCGGAGTACTCAGCTTCTGTGACGCCTTCGCCCAACTCGGCATCGATACCTCAAAAGCCAACGGCCTCATCGAAGTCGAACGAAACGCAGACTGGTGGTGGCCCATGGCCGGCGCCGTTGTCATCACCGACCGCCCCACCCTCATCGCACGCGACAAAGACGGCCGACTCCACAACGCCACCGGACCAGCGTTCGCCTACCGCGACGGCTTCAAAGGCTACCTATGGCACGGAACCCGCGTCCCCGAAGACCTCATCGAAACCGGCTGGGACATCAAACGAATCATGTCCGAAAAGAACGCCGAAGTCCGACGATGCGCCATCGAACGCATGGGCTGGGACCAGTTCATCGAAGCCGCCGACATGACACAAATCGGAGACACCCGCCCCGACCCCGGGAACGCACCACACACCGTCAGCCTGTGGGAACTACCCGATAACCTCCGCGACCTCTACGAAGAACATGCCCGCATCCTCCTGTGCACCAACGGTTCCCCCGAACGAGACGGATCGATCCACAAGTTTGGCCTGGTCGTCCCAGGCCATCACGAAGACCCTGTAGCCGCTGCCGCGGACCTCTACGGGATCCCAACCGCTGCCTACGCGCAGCTCCAGGTAAGGAGATAG
- a CDS encoding phage antirepressor KilAC domain-containing protein: MSETNTTAEVLPFQYDGGFVVRTVVIDGEPWFVLVDLCKVLDITNTRNVAARLADDQKGVRSMDTLGGRQNIGVVNESGMYEVVIRSDKPEAVKFRRWITGTVLPEIRRTGSFGAPAALPMSEDEIVLHALTIQNRKIAALTAKVEADKPKVEAFDELMEVDGTYSFLAASKMLGWGRNVMMRDLRRLGILQGNNLPYQRYEHHFKVTPGTYKNRKTGETIPTATTTVRPMGLEFLRKKLNAGTEVAE, encoded by the coding sequence ATGTCTGAGACAAATACTACGGCAGAAGTTCTGCCCTTCCAATACGACGGTGGGTTCGTCGTCAGGACCGTCGTCATCGACGGCGAGCCTTGGTTCGTCCTTGTTGACCTCTGCAAAGTGCTCGACATCACCAACACGCGCAACGTCGCGGCGCGGCTGGCGGACGATCAAAAGGGTGTCCGCTCGATGGACACCCTTGGCGGGCGCCAGAACATCGGCGTTGTCAACGAGTCCGGCATGTACGAGGTCGTCATAAGGTCCGATAAGCCGGAGGCAGTCAAGTTCCGCCGGTGGATCACCGGCACTGTTCTCCCCGAGATCCGCAGAACCGGTTCGTTCGGTGCGCCCGCCGCCCTCCCGATGTCCGAGGACGAGATCGTGCTGCACGCGCTCACGATCCAGAACCGGAAGATCGCTGCGCTCACCGCCAAGGTTGAAGCTGACAAGCCGAAGGTCGAAGCGTTTGACGAACTGATGGAGGTTGACGGGACGTATTCGTTCCTCGCCGCCTCCAAGATGCTCGGCTGGGGCAGGAACGTGATGATGCGTGACCTTCGCCGGCTCGGCATCCTCCAAGGGAACAACCTCCCGTACCAGCGTTACGAGCACCATTTCAAGGTCACACCAGGAACGTACAAAAACCGCAAGACCGGCGAGACTATTCCGACTGCGACGACAACGGTCCGGCCGATGGGTCTCGAGTTCCTCCGCAAGAAGCTGAACGCCGGGACTGAGGTGGCGGAATGA
- a CDS encoding helix-turn-helix domain-containing protein produces the protein MGQKRISEFGVWNELRVVRTKDGYSLADLAKDAKISLGYLSDLEGGHRWPNATQLKKLAVTLNCPVSVLERHRNTDSDGNSIALRELIRQIVAEEIAEALKGNPAA, from the coding sequence ATGGGACAGAAGCGAATCAGTGAGTTCGGTGTCTGGAACGAACTCCGCGTAGTTCGCACCAAGGACGGCTACTCGCTCGCGGATCTGGCGAAGGACGCCAAGATTTCGCTCGGCTACCTGTCCGACCTCGAAGGCGGACACCGCTGGCCGAACGCCACCCAGCTCAAGAAACTCGCGGTCACGCTCAACTGCCCGGTCTCGGTTCTGGAGCGTCACCGCAACACCGACTCCGACGGCAACAGCATCGCGCTCCGCGAGTTAATCCGCCAGATCGTCGCCGAAGAAATTGCTGAAGCACTCAAGGGCAACCCCGCCGCATGA
- a CDS encoding phage antirepressor N-terminal domain-containing protein — MDYSGALVPIQFHGDMIYAVKVNDRPHVILKPAFEAIGVDADRQIANIHKQPWATTAVTAVVAGDGKVRNMVTADLRSFLMALATIPVSRVAEHVRPKLIDYQREVADVIEAHFTGARHHQTLPNTVTWDELSALMRQRYGIDLDVADITRALRDGGVLKQTNAPRKAYRNWFWFTGSAWTIHPHVLPELTRKVVETRKVLGDAASAQYEIAMDAELYEGIES; from the coding sequence ATGGACTACTCGGGAGCACTCGTCCCCATCCAGTTCCACGGGGACATGATCTACGCGGTCAAGGTCAACGACCGCCCACACGTGATCCTCAAACCCGCATTCGAAGCAATCGGCGTGGATGCCGATCGACAGATCGCGAACATCCACAAGCAGCCGTGGGCAACCACCGCTGTAACAGCAGTGGTTGCCGGAGATGGCAAGGTCCGCAATATGGTGACCGCCGACCTGCGGTCGTTCCTCATGGCTCTCGCGACCATCCCCGTCTCGCGGGTCGCCGAGCATGTGCGCCCAAAGCTCATCGACTACCAGCGAGAAGTCGCCGACGTCATCGAGGCCCACTTCACTGGTGCGCGCCACCACCAGACGTTGCCGAACACCGTCACGTGGGATGAGCTATCCGCCCTCATGCGCCAGCGCTATGGCATCGACCTCGACGTCGCAGACATCACCCGCGCACTCCGCGACGGCGGCGTACTCAAGCAGACCAACGCACCCCGCAAGGCCTACCGCAACTGGTTCTGGTTCACCGGCTCCGCATGGACCATCCATCCCCACGTCCTGCCCGAGCTGACCCGCAAGGTCGTCGAGACCCGCAAGGTGCTTGGCGACGCAGCGTCGGCTCAGTACGAAATCGCAATGGACGCCGAACTGTACGAGGGGATCGAATCCTGA
- a CDS encoding helix-turn-helix transcriptional regulator produces MSELDPPPEALLIERLRTSARPKLSIRAAAEAAGMSDARWRQIAKGHNQASRDVRVPARAPDDTLARMARVVGATPDQLREVGREDAADELERLTAAASAATTTITASTQADGFVMRPSDWRQFEGQTTERWADIGTLQARLAKLPMAALLYISTLVDLILIDIQQGDSHAEPVAPTTDPAASTPRAQGAPHQEGHAGDGQQNDKPEGLTEPNQGAQPDARRQSDYDLVHRTRDPRVPKEIPDESDAAPDEEGPEFGA; encoded by the coding sequence GTGAGCGAACTTGATCCGCCCCCAGAGGCGCTATTGATAGAACGACTGCGTACTAGTGCACGTCCGAAGCTTTCGATCAGGGCTGCTGCCGAAGCTGCTGGGATGTCAGATGCGCGCTGGCGTCAGATCGCCAAAGGGCACAACCAGGCGTCCAGAGATGTTCGCGTTCCTGCGCGTGCGCCTGATGACACCCTGGCCCGGATGGCGAGGGTTGTCGGCGCAACGCCCGATCAGCTGCGCGAGGTCGGGCGCGAGGATGCGGCCGACGAGCTCGAACGTCTCACCGCCGCGGCTTCTGCAGCAACGACGACGATTACCGCCTCCACGCAGGCAGACGGATTCGTCATGCGCCCTAGCGACTGGCGACAGTTCGAAGGTCAGACAACTGAGAGGTGGGCGGACATCGGCACCCTTCAGGCTCGACTAGCGAAGCTGCCGATGGCGGCGCTCCTCTATATCTCAACTCTTGTAGACCTAATCCTGATCGACATACAGCAAGGAGACTCCCATGCAGAACCAGTCGCACCTACCACTGATCCGGCGGCCTCGACGCCGCGAGCACAAGGCGCCCCGCACCAGGAGGGCCATGCTGGCGACGGCCAGCAGAATGACAAGCCTGAGGGCTTGACGGAACCAAATCAAGGCGCACAGCCTGATGCTCGGCGCCAGTCTGACTATGACCTCGTGCATCGCACTCGTGACCCACGGGTGCCGAAAGAGATCCCCGACGAATCCGACGCGGCGCCAGACGAGGAGGGCCCAGAGTTCGGCGCGTAA
- a CDS encoding DUF3263 domain-containing protein codes for MTDLERAILDFEARWWQQRGNKEAEIVRRFEMSAIRYAQKLNQILDNPEALAYNPILVNRLRRLRSQRVAARVQRRDLRGQG; via the coding sequence ATGACGGACCTCGAGCGGGCGATCCTCGACTTCGAGGCGCGATGGTGGCAGCAACGCGGGAACAAGGAGGCCGAGATAGTGCGGCGTTTCGAGATGTCGGCCATTCGTTACGCGCAAAAGCTGAACCAGATACTGGATAATCCAGAGGCGCTCGCGTACAACCCGATTCTGGTGAATCGGCTGCGGCGTCTACGTTCCCAGCGGGTCGCAGCCCGCGTGCAGAGAAGAGATTTGCGTGGCCAAGGATGA
- a CDS encoding DUF2510 domain-containing protein: MAKDDFSINPKYRRPGWYRDPLPEFDGQRYWDGDEWTAQTRPRPDGVRSSASGTRTGTSNTIGWVVASVIGLALLISVLVGAGSGGDDEDADAAPGNVGDTTTASPADPVASSDDDETAKKACQNSVKNQLKDPDSAEFRSVKITSRDPAQGWTVVGEFNANNSFGGKVGYTVFTCSATMKDSETVTATAVLME, encoded by the coding sequence GTGGCCAAGGATGACTTTTCGATCAACCCGAAATACCGCCGTCCTGGTTGGTATCGGGACCCACTCCCCGAATTCGATGGCCAGCGTTATTGGGATGGCGACGAATGGACAGCACAAACGCGGCCCCGTCCGGACGGCGTTCGTTCGTCAGCGTCAGGTACGCGCACCGGTACGAGCAATACGATCGGCTGGGTCGTAGCCAGCGTCATTGGCCTCGCGCTCCTCATCTCAGTTCTTGTAGGCGCCGGGTCCGGAGGTGACGACGAGGATGCGGACGCAGCGCCCGGCAATGTGGGCGACACGACGACCGCATCACCAGCTGACCCGGTCGCCAGTAGTGACGATGACGAGACGGCGAAGAAGGCCTGCCAGAACTCGGTCAAGAATCAGCTCAAGGATCCAGACTCGGCGGAGTTTCGGTCAGTCAAGATCACGTCCCGTGACCCGGCGCAGGGGTGGACCGTGGTCGGTGAGTTCAACGCGAACAACAGCTTTGGCGGCAAGGTCGGCTACACGGTATTCACCTGCTCGGCCACGATGAAGGACTCGGAGACAGTGACCGCGACCGCGGTACTCATGGAGTAA
- the idi gene encoding isopentenyl-diphosphate Delta-isomerase has protein sequence MTDDLVVLASADGRPCGTADRATVHTSHTPLHFAFSCHVIDEGRLLMTRRALSKRTWPGVWTNSFCGHPRPGESVEDAIYRYAQRELGIDVEDLRCVLPEFRYRAVDSSGVVENEICPVFVASPVGALRPDPDEVAEYAWSDISDVWAVVERAPWALSPWFVEQIRSMPAPDPYGLDAHPNWLRAQMEVNR, from the coding sequence ATGACCGACGACTTGGTGGTTTTGGCAAGCGCTGACGGGCGTCCGTGTGGAACGGCTGACCGTGCGACCGTGCACACCTCACACACACCCCTGCATTTTGCATTCTCGTGCCACGTGATCGACGAGGGCCGCCTGCTGATGACCCGGCGTGCACTGAGCAAGCGGACATGGCCCGGCGTGTGGACCAATTCTTTCTGTGGGCATCCGCGGCCCGGTGAATCCGTCGAGGACGCGATCTACCGTTACGCGCAACGCGAGCTGGGCATCGATGTCGAGGATCTGCGTTGCGTGCTGCCCGAGTTCCGCTACCGGGCCGTCGATTCCAGCGGCGTGGTGGAGAACGAGATCTGTCCGGTGTTCGTCGCGAGCCCGGTGGGGGCGCTGCGGCCGGACCCGGACGAGGTCGCCGAATACGCGTGGTCCGACATCTCCGATGTGTGGGCAGTTGTCGAACGTGCGCCGTGGGCCCTGAGCCCATGGTTCGTCGAACAGATCAGGTCGATGCCCGCACCCGACCCCTACGGTCTCGACGCACATCCCAACTGGCTGCGGGCGCAGATGGAGGTCAACCGATGA
- a CDS encoding phytoene/squalene synthase family protein has protein sequence MVQTRGRMDAMAPYLRYDAAADASAALVIRCYSSSFGLATRMLGGQVRQDVRNIYALVRIADEVVDAPRPGQDGVDRLVELDKLEQDTFAAIETGSSANLVVHAFARTARRVGIDRELVAPFFHSMRTDLQRTKHDFASLGSYIYGSAEVIGLMCLCAFVAGEPNPSGRYAELAPGAQRLGAAFQKINFLRDFGDDSDGLGRQYLVGLQPDDLDEEIWGSWLDDIEMDLAAAAEVIPQLPRGCRVAVCTAHDLFAELTRRLRATTAAQARLTRVRVPTPEKARIAARAALRRGRPHDIDTENSFK, from the coding sequence ATGGTGCAAACACGTGGGCGCATGGATGCGATGGCGCCGTATCTACGGTACGACGCGGCAGCCGACGCCAGTGCGGCGCTGGTGATCCGTTGCTACTCTTCGTCTTTCGGTCTCGCAACCCGAATGCTTGGTGGGCAGGTGCGGCAAGACGTCCGCAACATCTACGCATTGGTACGGATAGCAGACGAAGTGGTGGACGCCCCTCGGCCCGGCCAGGACGGCGTCGACCGGCTGGTGGAGCTCGACAAGCTCGAACAGGACACGTTCGCCGCGATCGAAACGGGATCGAGTGCCAATCTTGTTGTCCACGCGTTCGCCAGGACCGCTCGTCGAGTCGGGATCGACAGGGAACTCGTCGCGCCGTTCTTTCATTCGATGCGCACAGACCTGCAGCGCACAAAGCACGACTTCGCGAGCCTCGGAAGCTACATCTACGGCTCGGCTGAAGTGATCGGCCTGATGTGCCTGTGCGCATTCGTGGCCGGTGAACCCAACCCCTCCGGTCGCTACGCGGAACTGGCCCCTGGCGCCCAGCGCCTCGGTGCCGCATTCCAGAAGATCAACTTCCTCCGGGACTTCGGCGACGACAGCGACGGACTCGGACGGCAGTATCTTGTCGGCCTCCAACCCGACGACCTCGACGAAGAAATCTGGGGCAGCTGGCTCGACGACATCGAGATGGACCTGGCCGCGGCCGCGGAGGTCATTCCGCAGCTACCACGAGGCTGCCGCGTGGCAGTGTGTACCGCACACGACCTGTTCGCCGAACTGACCCGGCGCCTGCGGGCGACGACGGCGGCGCAAGCTCGGCTGACCAGGGTGCGCGTGCCCACGCCGGAGAAGGCGCGCATCGCGGCGAGAGCAGCGCTGCGCCGTGGGCGACCTCACGACATCGATACGGAGAACAGCTTCAAGTGA
- the crtI gene encoding phytoene desaturase family protein, which yields MTAPSKKVVIIGGGVAGLATAALLAHDGHDVELVEKNDDLGGRAGSWEHEGFRFDTGPSWWLMPEVFDHFFDLLGTSTEEQVDLVRLEPGYRVFFEGADEKIDVEGDEERNRALFESIEPGAGAGLGDYLDSARHAYDIAVKRFLYTSFDSPRAFLGRDVLRNAPKLAELLTRSLQSFVSQRFSDRRLQQVLGYPAVFLGSSPERTPAIYHLMSWLDLADGVRYPDGGFTTFVEALSRLAADNGVRLHTGTAATAILTRPRADGRRGRRAIGRRRDEVVGVRVADGHGTQRDIAADIVVGAADLHHVETRLLPEHLQTFPQRWWDKATSGPGAVLAYLGVQGSLPELAHHSLFFTDDWTTNFDAIFESPTHMPDPASLYVCRPSATDDSVAPADHENIFILVPSPPDPGLGHGGIDGAGAPDIEKVVDQAVASIASWADIPDLAERIVVRRSVGPADFVDNVNSWSGGALGPAHTLRQSAFLRATNRSRKVEGLFYAGSSTRPGIGLPMCLISAELIRKRLKGDRTVGPSH from the coding sequence GTGACCGCACCATCGAAAAAAGTAGTCATCATCGGCGGTGGTGTTGCGGGGCTGGCCACCGCTGCCCTGTTGGCCCATGACGGCCACGACGTCGAATTGGTCGAGAAGAACGATGATCTCGGTGGCCGTGCCGGTTCCTGGGAGCATGAGGGATTCCGTTTCGACACCGGGCCGTCGTGGTGGCTGATGCCCGAGGTGTTCGACCACTTCTTCGACCTGCTCGGGACATCCACCGAGGAGCAGGTCGACTTGGTTCGTCTCGAACCGGGCTATCGGGTGTTCTTCGAGGGCGCCGACGAGAAGATCGATGTCGAAGGTGACGAAGAACGTAACCGGGCACTGTTCGAGAGCATCGAGCCAGGTGCCGGAGCGGGATTGGGCGACTACCTCGACTCCGCCCGGCATGCCTACGACATCGCCGTCAAACGTTTCCTCTACACGAGTTTCGATTCACCGCGAGCCTTTCTCGGCCGAGACGTGCTGCGCAACGCGCCAAAGCTGGCCGAGCTGCTCACCAGGTCCTTGCAATCATTTGTCTCGCAACGATTCTCGGATCGACGACTCCAACAGGTTCTCGGCTACCCGGCGGTGTTCCTCGGGTCTTCCCCGGAACGCACCCCGGCCATCTACCACCTCATGAGCTGGCTCGATCTCGCTGACGGGGTCCGTTACCCCGACGGGGGTTTCACCACGTTTGTCGAGGCGCTGTCCAGGCTGGCGGCCGACAACGGGGTGCGACTGCACACCGGTACGGCTGCGACCGCAATTCTCACCCGCCCGCGGGCCGATGGCAGGCGGGGTCGCCGGGCAATCGGGCGACGCCGCGACGAGGTTGTCGGGGTGCGGGTCGCCGACGGCCATGGGACTCAACGAGATATCGCGGCCGACATCGTCGTGGGCGCCGCGGACCTGCATCACGTGGAGACCCGGCTGTTGCCGGAGCATCTGCAGACGTTCCCTCAACGGTGGTGGGACAAGGCGACTTCGGGGCCCGGCGCTGTCCTGGCGTATCTGGGTGTGCAGGGGAGCCTTCCTGAATTGGCTCATCATTCGCTGTTCTTCACCGACGACTGGACAACCAACTTCGACGCGATCTTCGAGTCCCCGACGCACATGCCGGATCCCGCATCGCTGTACGTGTGCCGCCCGTCCGCGACAGACGACTCGGTGGCGCCCGCAGATCACGAGAACATCTTCATCTTGGTGCCCTCGCCTCCGGATCCCGGTCTGGGACATGGGGGCATCGACGGAGCCGGCGCTCCCGACATCGAGAAGGTCGTGGACCAGGCTGTTGCGTCGATCGCCTCGTGGGCGGACATCCCGGATCTCGCCGAGCGGATCGTCGTCCGGCGGTCGGTGGGGCCTGCCGACTTCGTCGACAACGTCAACTCGTGGTCGGGTGGTGCACTCGGTCCGGCGCATACGTTGCGGCAGAGTGCTTTTCTGCGCGCCACCAACCGCTCCCGCAAGGTCGAGGGCCTGTTCTATGCCGGGTCGAGTACCCGCCCCGGCATCGGTCTGCCGATGTGTTTGATCAGCGCCGAGCTCATCCGCAAACGCCTCAAGGGAGACCGGACCGTCGGTCCGTCACACTGA
- a CDS encoding polyprenyl synthetase family protein, whose translation MTSVDQHTEAPISNDLLQDRSHEIVTAVNAVLTAHVSDHSAAMSDLSAEVTPLATAVTDSLDRGKRLRAQFCMWGSYGVTGGELAAGVAEMAAAIELFHFAALVHDDLMDNSDTRRGLPTMHRHFTAEHARQQRLGDGDEHGSAAAILVGDMCLSWSDDLSAMATDTLDPRSRRAVRAIWSQMRDEAYAGQYLDMLSQTESATSRRRADLILRLKSAKYTISHPLRLGGAIAGADDTLLHLYDQIGLTAGEAFQLRDDLLGVFGDPQITGKPAIDDVREGKRTLLMAVAESRADNAQKDILRRSLGNPELTDADLEAVRSVLTDTRADQAIEARIGELTSDAMEIVHALPVDAVTRQALTTLIKKCVWRQA comes from the coding sequence ATGACGTCAGTAGATCAACACACCGAGGCGCCGATCTCGAACGATCTGCTCCAGGACCGAAGCCACGAGATCGTCACTGCTGTCAACGCCGTGCTCACCGCCCATGTCTCCGACCACTCGGCCGCGATGAGTGATCTGAGCGCGGAGGTCACACCCCTGGCCACGGCCGTCACCGACAGCCTGGACCGCGGGAAACGGTTGCGCGCTCAGTTCTGCATGTGGGGTTCATACGGTGTGACCGGAGGCGAACTGGCTGCCGGCGTCGCCGAGATGGCAGCGGCGATCGAGCTCTTCCACTTCGCCGCACTCGTGCACGACGACCTGATGGACAACAGCGACACCAGGCGCGGCCTGCCCACGATGCACCGCCACTTCACGGCCGAACACGCGCGACAGCAACGACTCGGCGACGGTGACGAACACGGCTCGGCGGCTGCCATCCTGGTCGGCGACATGTGCCTGTCGTGGTCCGACGACTTGTCCGCGATGGCCACCGACACTCTCGATCCGCGGTCACGCCGCGCGGTTCGAGCCATCTGGTCGCAGATGCGCGACGAGGCCTATGCGGGCCAATACCTCGACATGCTCAGCCAGACCGAGTCCGCCACCTCCCGCCGCCGCGCCGACCTCATCCTCCGATTGAAGAGCGCCAAGTACACGATCAGCCATCCGCTCCGACTCGGTGGCGCGATCGCCGGCGCCGATGACACGCTCCTGCACCTCTACGACCAGATCGGGCTGACCGCCGGCGAAGCCTTCCAGCTGCGTGACGATCTCCTGGGTGTGTTCGGTGACCCCCAGATCACCGGGAAACCTGCGATCGACGATGTCCGTGAGGGCAAGCGCACCCTGCTGATGGCAGTCGCCGAGTCGCGTGCCGACAACGCACAGAAGGACATCCTCAGGCGCTCGCTGGGCAATCCCGAACTGACCGACGCCGACCTGGAGGCCGTGCGTTCGGTGCTCACCGACACCCGTGCCGATCAGGCCATCGAAGCGCGGATCGGTGAACTCACAAGCGACGCAATGGAAATCGTGCACGCACTGCCGGTGGACGCCGTGACCCGGCAGGCTCTGACCACCCTCATCAAAAAGTGTGTCTGGCGCCAAGCCTGA
- a CDS encoding class I SAM-dependent methyltransferase yields the protein MTDIYDGYDAELSLYDEPLHRACAVTAGDRVLDIGCGTGHSTRRAARTAHARNAFGIDISESAIERAREIADAEQLSTVTFEVADAQTHPFTPAGFDVAISRFGTMFFDDPVAAFTNIGRAIRPGGRLAMLVWQAREHNEWSSAIARALAATGRGPGQVPDAFSLADPSTVTAIMSDAGFVDVVVDGVHAPVFYGRNVHAALDWVGGFANVAGTMAGLSPLEAEQAMGRLRDMLASRLRADGVWFDARAWLVTAHVPEAQ from the coding sequence ATGACAGACATCTACGACGGTTACGACGCCGAGTTGTCGCTCTACGACGAACCACTGCATCGGGCCTGCGCGGTCACAGCAGGCGACCGCGTTCTCGACATCGGGTGTGGAACCGGACACTCCACGCGCCGGGCGGCGCGAACAGCGCACGCCCGCAATGCCTTCGGGATCGACATCTCCGAGTCAGCCATCGAGCGAGCCCGCGAGATCGCTGATGCCGAGCAACTTTCGACCGTGACGTTCGAGGTCGCGGACGCACAGACCCATCCGTTCACACCGGCCGGCTTCGATGTGGCGATCAGTCGCTTCGGAACCATGTTCTTCGACGACCCGGTCGCAGCGTTCACCAACATCGGACGCGCGATACGGCCGGGCGGGCGGCTGGCCATGCTCGTGTGGCAGGCACGCGAGCACAACGAATGGAGTTCGGCGATCGCTCGCGCCCTCGCTGCAACCGGCCGCGGCCCCGGCCAGGTACCTGATGCATTCTCACTCGCCGATCCATCAACGGTCACGGCGATCATGAGCGATGCCGGGTTTGTCGACGTCGTCGTCGACGGCGTCCATGCGCCGGTCTTCTACGGCAGAAATGTCCACGCCGCCCTCGACTGGGTCGGTGGCTTCGCGAACGTTGCCGGCACGATGGCAGGGCTGAGTCCGCTCGAGGCGGAACAGGCGATGGGGCGTTTGCGAGACATGCTGGCGAGCCGCCTACGTGCAGACGGTGTCTGGTTCGACGCGCGGGCCTGGCTTGTCACGGCCCACGTACCCGAAGCTCAGTGA
- a CDS encoding alpha/beta hydrolase: MATFAFIHGAGDVGWYWHLVESDLRTRGHDTVAPDLPCGDDSAGVAEYADTIAAAVGDRSDIVVVAHSAGGLTAPLVCERVAVELLVLVAPMIPTAGEAPGDYFTNTRLGDEKRTHHDDVVALFYHDVPPELAAQAVAKGRDESEARAEEPTPMRAWPDVPTRVLICREDRVFPAAYLRRVVTERLGITPDEMDGGHTPALSRPLDLADRLHTFAAEQCLAPASVGQENGGQVLP, encoded by the coding sequence GTGGCCACCTTCGCGTTCATCCACGGGGCCGGGGACGTCGGCTGGTATTGGCACCTCGTGGAATCCGATCTACGCACGCGGGGACACGACACCGTGGCACCTGATCTGCCCTGCGGAGACGACTCGGCCGGCGTGGCCGAGTATGCCGACACGATTGCCGCTGCGGTGGGCGATCGGTCCGACATCGTTGTCGTAGCGCATTCGGCGGGCGGTCTCACCGCTCCCCTCGTCTGTGAGCGGGTCGCCGTCGAGTTGCTCGTTCTGGTCGCGCCGATGATCCCGACCGCCGGTGAGGCGCCCGGCGATTACTTCACCAACACCCGCCTCGGCGACGAAAAGCGCACGCACCACGACGATGTTGTCGCGCTGTTCTATCACGACGTGCCGCCGGAGTTGGCCGCGCAGGCCGTGGCGAAGGGTCGCGATGAGTCCGAGGCGCGGGCCGAGGAACCGACACCTATGCGTGCCTGGCCTGATGTCCCCACTCGAGTGCTGATCTGCCGGGAGGACCGGGTGTTCCCTGCTGCCTACCTACGCCGGGTGGTCACCGAGCGACTCGGCATCACCCCGGACGAGATGGACGGCGGACACACCCCCGCGCTGAGTCGACCACTCGACTTGGCAGACCGCCTCCACACCTTCGCGGCCGAGCAGTGCCTGGCGCCTGCGAGCGTCGGGCAGGAGAACGGCGGACAGGTGCTGCCATGA